In Arachis hypogaea cultivar Tifrunner chromosome 2, arahy.Tifrunner.gnm2.J5K5, whole genome shotgun sequence, a genomic segment contains:
- the LOC112720778 gene encoding uncharacterized protein produces the protein MDVIVSIISGSFRYLVSLPPGDDGGEWLKEMRGNLGLMATVIATMAFQNGLNPPGGVIQNGDNGSVTCPLPIAHGQACPGQSVYAAVDRHGYSGFMLTNSISFLFSITTCILVISGVPLGPGYPTLVLAMLMSFSLILLAVSYTLGAFLLNPRIQKTHAGFRVFIYVFVTFLVVLLSLRFVALILAVRRVKKKADTTPALPSQ, from the coding sequence ATGGACGTCATTGTGAGTATTATTTCGGGTAGCTTCCGTTATCTGGTATCGCTTCCGCCAGGTGACGATGGTGGCGAGTGGCTGAAGGAAATGAGAGGGAACCTGGGACTCATGGCAACCGTCATTGCAACAATGGCATTTCAAAACGGTCTCAACCCACCCGGGGGCGTTATTCAAAACGGCGACAACGGATCCGTCACTTGTCCGTTACCAATTGCCCACGGTCAAGCATGTCCAGGTCAATCCGTTTACGCTGCAGTTGACCGTCACGGTTACTCCGGGTTCATGCTAACTAACTCTATCTCCTTCTTGTTTTCAATCACCACGTGCATATTGGTCATAAGCGGTGTTCCTCTGGGTCCAGGGTACCCAACTCTGGTGTTAGCAATGCTCATgtccttctctctcatccttcTTGCCGTGTCATACACGCTCGGTGCTTTTCTTCTCAATCCGCGTATTCAGAAAACTCACGCCGGATTTCGCGTTTTTATCTATGTGTTTGTCACGTTTCTGGTGGTTTTGCTTTCGTTGCGATTTGTTGCTTTGATACTCGCCGTTCGGCGCGTGAAGAAAAAAGCTGATACCACTCCCGCACTTCCCAGCCAATGA
- the LOC112734057 gene encoding uncharacterized protein: MLSMASTLSLLKFSVLPKNPHQLFSTPKVHQLPSSISARLNTPKDPPKPTQFLEQHSISNALKTVPLTLTALTFPFLLEQKDAALAVDGEFGILEGRTFALIHPIVMISLFFFTLWTGYLGWQWRRVRTIQEEINELKKQVKPTPVTPEGKPVEGAEAPSSSVELKIQQLTEERKELLKGSYRDRHYNAGSILLGFGVLEAVGGGLNTWIRTGKLFPGPHLFAGTAITVLWALSAALVPSMQKGSELARSLHITFNTLNVLLFISQLPTGFEILMKVFEFTQWP; this comes from the exons ATGCTGAGTATGGCTTCCACACTTAGCCTCTTGAAATTTTCAGTTCTTCCCAAAAATCCACACCAATTATTTTCAACCCCAAAAGTTCACCAACTTCCCTCATCAATCTCAGCAAGATTGAACACCCCAAAAGATCCTCCAAAGCCAACACAATTTCTAGAACAACATAGCATCAGCAATGCTCTCAAAACTGTTCCACTTACACTCACAGCACTCACATTCCCATTCTTGTTGGAACAAAAG GATGCTGCACTTGCTGTTGATGGAGAATTTGGGATATTGGAAGGAAGAACATTTGCTCTGATACATCCTATTGTGATGATTTCTTTGTTCTTCTTTACATTGTGGACAGGGTATTTGGGGTGGCAGTGGCGGCGCGTGAGGACTATTCAGGAAGAGATCAATGAGCTCAAGAAACAAGTGAAGCCTACACCTGTTACACCAGAAGGGAAACCAGTGGAAGGAGCAGAAGCACCATCATCATCTGTTGAACTCAAAATCCAGCAACTCACTGAG GAAAGGAAAGAGCTGCTTAAAGGCTCCTATAGGGATAGGCACTACAATGCAGGATCCATACTCTTAGGATTTGGGGTGCTTGAGGCTGTTGGTGGAGGGTTAAACACATGGATTAGGACGGGAAAGCTATTTCCAGGTCCACATCTGTTTGCAGGAACAG CTATCACAGTATTATGGGCACTATCAGCAGCACTAGTTCCATCAATGCAGAAAGGGAGTGAATTGGCCAGAAGTCTTCACATTACATTCAATACATTAAAtgttcttctctttatatctcaaCTTCCTACTGGTTTTGAGATCTTAATGAAAGTGTTTGAGTTCACACAATGGCCTTGA
- the LOC112720770 gene encoding receptor-like kinase TMK4, with amino-acid sequence MVQPRLKSKTLTSALATFFLFFLLLWRCVLSDNELVDYEAAYLKKLRKAIFPAPSNWFTATNMCDWSRVICTDGVNGRTVVDINLSSMSLNGTLPSGLNNALLNLKTLDLGNNSLTGPLPSFAGLSLLQELHLELNNFTSVPHGCFQGLKSLQQFSFTSNTNLEPWTFPADLTDSIELRILDLGATNLAGSLPDTFDSFPDLQILELSDNNLTGLLPKSLAKLLKLRSLYLNDQKLSGKIEFLSSMTQLKYVWLQGNAFEGPIPDLSNCTNLAELYLDNNRLTGAVPPSLINLSYLEEVFLANNSLQGPMPAFNKNVDTIILEGNGFCLKHPGPCDYRVTTLLQVAEAFGYPFQLARTWRGNDPCDRWSFITCDIQGKIRTVNLTNLNLTGTISPAFGNLSDLRELHLSGNNLSGSIPESLTTLSQLKILDVSNNNLSGIIPTFSSSITLNTTNNHGLVDRSSPPKASPPHPSTPPPSPTNRARLTASRTTPLWIKLGAGAAGSVVGIIVIFGVIVFNRKKPLGLVQKIVLRRKRKHVDHYVENLIKSYSSLSLKRYTYKEVKKMTKLFSEKLGEGGYGIVYKASLADGQHVAVKILKESKGSVEEFIDEVFIISRTSHMNIVSLLGFCYEKNKRALVYEFMHNDSLNKFTYKKESSNGLYNLDWNTLYQISIGIARGLEYLHRGCNTKILHLDIKPQNILLDEHFHPKIADFGLAKICKKDQSIVSILGTRGTPGYIAPEVFSRTYGGVSHKSDVYSYGMLILEIIGGRHNYYESKESHTSELCFPDWIYKDLEKGNVPTRCLLDKEEENGMVMKMTLVSLWCIQPNPLDRPSMGKVIDMLEGSLESIPYPPKPVLFSPERLVSQYSDISYSNEHETSSTTTEEIDLEKGLM; translated from the exons ATGGTTCAACCGAGATTGAAATCCAAAACTCTCACTAGTGCTTTAGCAacattcttcttgttcttcttgttgttgtggCGGTGCGTGCTATCAGATAACGAGTTAGTGGATTATGAAGCTGCTTATCTAAAGAAGCTTAGGAAGGCCATATTCCCTGCTCCCTCCAACTGGTTCACCGCCACCAACATGTGCGACTGGAGCCGTGTGATTTGCACCGACGGTGTCAACGGCCGCACCGTAGTTGACATCAACCTCAGCTCGATGTCTCTTAATGGAACACTCCCTTCCGGTCTCAACAACGCCTTACTCAACCTCAAAACTCTCGATCTCGGTAACAATTCTCTCACCGGCCCTCTCCCCTCCTTTGCTGGCCTCTCTCTCCTCCAAGAGCTGCATCTGGAACTCAACAACTTCACCTCCGTCCCTCATGGCTGCTTCCAGGGTCTAAAAAGTTTGCAGCAGTTCTCCTTCACTTCCAACACCAACCTCGAACCGTGGACTTTTCCCGCCGATTTGACTGACTCTATTGAGCTCCGAATTCTCGATCTCGGCGCTACAAACCTCGCAGGCTCCTTGCCAGATACATTTGATTCCTTCCCCGATTTGCAGATTCTTGAACTCTCTGATAACAACCTCACTGGCTTGTTGCCCAAGTCTCTTGCGAAACTACTCAAGCTACGATCGTTGTATCTCAACGACCAAAAGTTGTCGGGTAAAATTGAATTCCTTTCATCCATGACCCAGTTGAAATATGTGTGGCTTCAGGGGAACGCGTTCGAGGGTCCCATTCCTGACTTGTCAAACTGCACCAACTTGGCAGAACTGTATCTTGACAACAATCGATTAACGGGTGCAGTTCCACCTTCTCTCATCAATCTCTCGTATTTGGAGGAGGTTTTCTTGGCCAACAACTCGCTGCAGGGCCCTATGCCTGCGTTCAACAAGAATGTGGATACAATAATTCTTGAAGGAAATGGGTTCTGTTTAAAACATCCTGGCCCTTGTGATTACAGAGTCACCACTTTGCTACAAGTTGCTGAGGCGTTTGGGTATCCGTTTCAGTTGGCGCGCACGTGGCGAGGGAACGATCCCTGTGACCGTTGGAGTTTCATCACGTGCGATATCCAAGGCAAGATCAGAACCGTCAATTTGACGAACCTGAATCTCACCGGAACCATCTCGCCTGCCTTTGGCAATTTAAGCGATTTGCGAGAACTGCATCTTAGTGGGAACAATTTAAGCGGATCAATACCTGAAAGTTTGACAACTCTGTCACAACTCAAGATTCTGGATGTTTCCAACAACAACTTATCCGGGATCATTCCCACATTCTCTTCTAGCATCACGCTCAATACTACAAATAATCATGGTTTAGTTGATAGAAGTTCTCCACCCAAAGCAAGTCCTCCTCATCCATCTACACCTCCTCCCAGTCCTACTAATAGAGCAAGGCTAACCGCATCTAGAACCACACCTCTTTGGATTAAATTAG GTGCTGGTGCTGCAGGTAGTGTTGTTGGAATTATTGTAATATTTGGAGTGATTGTTTTTAACCGTAAGAAGCCTTTAGGTTTGGTACAAAAGATAGTGTtaaggagaaaaagaaagcacGTTGATCATTATGTTGAAAATCTCATCAAAAGTTACAGTTCTTTGAGTCTTAAGCGATATACTTATAAAGAAGTGAAAAAAATGACAAAGTTGTTCAGTGAAAAATTAGGAGAAGGAGGATATGGCATCGTGTATAAAGCAAGTTTAGCTGATGGTCAACACGTGGCAGTAAAAATACTGAAAGAGTCAAAGGGAAGTGTGGAAGAATTTATTGATGAGGTTTTTATCATTAGCAGGACATCTCATATGAACATTGTTTCACTTTTGGGATTTTGTTATGAGAAGAACAAACGAGCATTGGTTTATGAATTCATGCATAATGACTCTTTAAATAAGTTTACTTATAAAAAAGAGTCTTCTAATGGTCTTTATAATTTGGATTGGAACACCTTGTACCAAATCTCAATTGGCATTGCTCGAGGGTTAGAATATTTGCATCGAGGATGTAATACAAAAATTTTACATCTTGATATTAAACCTCAAAATATCCTTTTAGATGAACATTTTCACCCCAAGATTGCAGATTTTGGATTGGCTAAAATATGTAAGAAAGATCAAAGTATTGTATCTATATTAGGTACAAGAGGAACTCCAGGATACATTGCACCAGAGGTTTTTAGTCGAACATATGGTGGTGTTTCTCACAAATCTGATGTATATAGTTatggtatgttgattcttgaaattATTGGAGGAAGACATAACTACTATGAAAGTAAAGAATCACATACCAGTGAACTTTGCTTTCCAGATTGGATCTACAAAGATCTTGAGAAAGGAAATGTTCCTACAAGGTGTTTGCttgacaaagaagaagaaaatggcatGGTAATGAAAATGACTTTAGTAAGCTTATGGTGTATTCAACCAAATCCATTGGATAGGCCTTCTATGGGTAAAGTAATAGACATGTTAGAAGGATCACTTGAGTCAATACCATATCCTCCAAAACCAGTCTTATTTTCTCCCGAAAGACTTGTCTCACAATATTCAGATATATCTTATAGCAATGAACATGAGACAAGTTCAACAACAACAGAAGAAATTGACTTAGAGAAAGGGTTAATGTGA